Part of the Triplophysa rosa linkage group LG3, Trosa_1v2, whole genome shotgun sequence genome, GTACAGGAGCATCTGGGAGTGCTGTTGGATGAGAAATTAGACCGGACTGCTAATACGGATGCTTTGTGTAGGAAAGCACAGAGCCGCTTGTATTTTCTAAGAAGGCTGGCTTCCTTTAATATCTGCAAAAGGATGCTGCAGATGTTTTATCAATCTGTTGTGGCAAGTGCCGTCTTCTATGCGGTGGTGTGCTGGGGAGGCAGCATCAAGAAAAGGGATGCATCTCGTCTGGAAAAGCTGGTGAGGAAGGCGGGTTCTGTGGTGGGCTCTGAGCTGGACAGTTTAACATCTGTGGCCGAGCAACGGGCTCTAAATAGGCTCTTGTCAATAATGGACAATCCATTACACCCGCTGCATAGTGTTATCTCCAGACAGAAGAGCAGCTTTAGTGACAGGTTGCTGTCATTACCCTGCTCTACAGACAGACTGAGGAGATCCTTCCTTCACCAGGCCATTAGGCTCTTCAATTCCAATAGGGGGGTAGAAGTTAGTCAGTGTCGTTACCCCTCACTGTCCTGAATTGAACTATAAGACACATTGTTTGCTATGCATTTTAAAATAGAGAATACTTACAAGGACTTTTAAAGGAATTATtacttacatatttttaaacgttttaattGTATGTTTGttcttattgtattgttttaatgtgtGTATACTGCTGTAAAATTGTGAATTTCCCACTCGGATGAATAAAGTatctaactaactaactaaatcACCACACACAAGATCCTTGACTAGAAACAACCGTTTTTTCATcgatctgtatttttttgtgtcgTTTTAGCCAGTTAACTGGTAAACAACTGAAGGTCAAGTTACTGTGTTTGAGACTCATTTAAAATGCTGTTCGTGAGTAAACAGTTTTGAAGAAATAGACAGGAAAGTTATCATAATGAAAGGACTACACGAGGGAATTATACACCAGCGTTTAATAAGAGTTTTGTTTGTGTACAGAATGACCCACATaatgaagaaatgaaagaatttgataaggattatgtgtgtgtgatgacttGAATAGGAATGTCTAGTGTGAATGTGTGTCAGGAAGTGTCTGAGCGAAGATGAAGAGTGTGAAGACCAGAGGAAGAGCGTCTCGTCTGAGGAGAGCTCTGATCTCAACATTGACACACGGTAAGATCCCTGTGAATGTCTGGATGATGTAAACCGGGCTGGATGCATAAACATAGTCATGGTTTTAAGACCGTTAGTGTGACTAACTAAAGTCAGTGAAGAAACACTGTTGCACAAAATGAGCTCATGGTTGTCTTTAGTAAGACCGTCTAAATTGTAGAAAAAGTCCCAAAAACAtcagcctaaaatatttttctctggtCCGTTTGGCCTCACTACACGTCAGTTATGAGTACAGCCATGAGCTAAACCCAGCTTTTCtttgatgaaaatatttcatattacaGAAATACAACGCTGCCAAATCAACTTAAATGAACACATTGTGTGATTACAGTGCAAATAATCATAAAATCAAGGCTTTGACAACAGTAACCGAGAACATTGATGGTTTATGAAACTGACTGATTTACACTATTAGAGATGTACACAAAATAAATCTCCAGCATTTTCATAAGACTTCCAGTGAATTTTATTGTCTTAGAAATCTCTTCCTCTTCTGATTGTCCATTTATTAAAATCGTTGCGACTGTATAGCACAATACAAAGTCAGGCCATTTCTGAAACTAGGCTAACTTTTCGTTATGATCAGTATTGATCTTTGGTCTTAAATGAGACCCATCTAAGATTTGATGAAACTGACTTAAAGTAAACACCAGTCTTAACAGAACAAACGAGACGAGTAAATTGTAAGACTAGTGTAAAACCGGCCCCTGATGAGATCTTTGTGTTTCTGATGACCGATCTCTTCTCTCACAGTTCTTCACAGAGGAATAACAGTAAAGAGCACAAGACGCTGGAAACTAAAGTCAGGAGGAAACCTGGACCAAAGCCTGGCTGGAAGAAGAATATTAAAGCCGAACGGTAAAACACTGCTTCCTGTTGTTGTGATGGAGTCCTCTTGTCATTCACGATGTTCACATGATCTGACACGTGCTGTACATTTCATCAAGAGAATCTCTTATGCATCACCAGTCCTGTGTGAAAGTGACATTGCTGCTTTACATACAGAGAGGAGCTTCCCACCATCTACAAGTGTCCTCATCAGGGCTGTACAGCGGTTTATAGAGGAGCTGATGGCATGAAGGTACCGTACATCATCATCATTCACTCATGTCTGCAGTCAACTTAGTCAATGTTTGTGTGATTCAGAAACACATTAAAGAACATCACGAGGAGGTTCGTGAAAGACCGTGTCCTCATCCGGGCTGTAATAAAGTCTTCATGATCGACAGATATCTGCAGAGACACGTCAAACTCATCCACACAGGTACCACAGCACCGTCACCTTCCGCAGCGTCTTGAACCGCTCTAACGGGCTCAGAGCACAGTTCATTGAATTTAGATAACCATTGAACAGTGTTCTGAACCAATTAGGATTAGATGACATGGTGTGAGATATGTCCAGATATGTCTATTTGAAAGTGAGGTGTTGTTGATTTGTGGTTGTCAGAGGTGAGGAACTACATCTGTGATGAGTGCGGTCAGACGTTTAAGCAGAGGAAACATCTGTCGGTTCATCAGATGAGACACTCTGGAGCCAAACCTCTGCAGTGAGTATACAGAGAGTCTTCAGTTCAGTCCTGCGTCCCTCGCCATCTTCACAACATCTGTGTCTTTCAGGTGTGAGGTGTGTGGCTTTCAGTGCCGTCAGCGGGCTTCTCTCAAGTATCACATGACCAAACACAAGGCGGAGGCTGATCTGGAGTTCGCCTGTGCCATATGTGCCAAGCGCTTTGAGAAAGCTCACAATCTGAATGTGCACATGTCAATGGTTCATCCTCTCCTGCAGGGAGGCAGTATCGCCATACCTTCAGATTCATCCGCTCAGCAAACGGACTTGGGACCGCAACAGAGTGACTTAAGCCCATCAGACATGAGCTGTGTGCTGGAGAGTCTCCACGCCGTATAATCCTTCTCATCAGTATTCATCTCAACCAGGAGTGCCCGAACCGTGTCCTGCAGAGTtgagctctaaccccaatcaaacacacctgaacacttAATCCAGATCTCTTCAGACAGGTGCGATGAGGCAAGTGTGAGccaaactctgcaggacaccggcccttcAGGATCTAAACGCACACATTATCAGCTCTGTTTTAAACATCACCTCACACACAAGCTGAAGTCTCTTCACACTGGATGTGTAGTTCATGGGAATAAAGTTCATGTCATATCTCTTCAAGTGCCTTTGACTTCACTGAAGCTCCAGCATGAGCagcttttgttttattacaaGATTAAACATCAACCCGCTGCGGGCTCCATTATTCAGTTTTAAAAGTCAGTGAAATTCAAACGTCAGACTAGCATGAATTACAAACACCAAATCAAACTGTGTTTGTGTCACATTTTAAAACGCTCATGAAttgtcttaaaggggtcatatgacacggctaaaacgaatattatggtttgttttagatgtaatgcaatgtgtacacacgatttaaagagtacataacatgagatcatgaaaatgacatttcatgcagtgtgtaatgttgc contains:
- the znf276 gene encoding zinc finger protein 276 — translated: MMKRRRRASKRVKTISVNDHTADRHEETGRVSSEFCRLCHGKFSSRRLRAAFAQLQGDSCSVYPLFSTDFQQLLGIRMNRDPSLSQFICNKCHAQFYKCHSILLDFRNRVNLTPRDKSNTTYASAKEDTTLFTSSSSHITSDRRCLYSLVSWAHSHAEGCRSCPDLQEVLEGQCRGTLRVMWGCVDGHTHVMDTSEQTQPVLENRQSTSDHAAPAHNDGTEELQRCDQLMTMMDRDDEDVADSELSDRKCLSEDEECEDQRKSVSSEESSDLNIDTRSSQRNNSKEHKTLETKVRRKPGPKPGWKKNIKAEREELPTIYKCPHQGCTAVYRGADGMKKHIKEHHEEVRERPCPHPGCNKVFMIDRYLQRHVKLIHTEVRNYICDECGQTFKQRKHLSVHQMRHSGAKPLQCEVCGFQCRQRASLKYHMTKHKAEADLEFACAICAKRFEKAHNLNVHMSMVHPLLQGGSIAIPSDSSAQQTDLGPQQSDLSPSDMSCVLESLHAV